The following are encoded in a window of Mycobacterium sp. ELW1 genomic DNA:
- a CDS encoding HAD-IIA family hydrolase, translating to MAIGGVLFDIDGVLVTSWTPIPGAAEALAVLADHQIARSYLTNTTTRTRRQIAAALCDAGMDVRPDEVITAAALTADYVRANYPDARCLLVNNGQIADDMPGIDIVDSADQGFTELEAPDVILLGGAGPEYSHRTLSRVYEWMAQGVPVVAMHRSTAWTTTEGLRIDTGMYLIGMEETSGRKATGVGKPAPAGFLASAARLGVDPDEMYMVGDDLNNDVLAAQVVGMTGVLVRTGKFRQDTLDRWAADEFAMQPNHVIDSVAALPELLGL from the coding sequence ATGGCTATCGGTGGGGTGCTCTTCGACATCGATGGTGTTCTGGTGACCTCGTGGACGCCGATCCCCGGTGCCGCCGAGGCGTTGGCTGTGCTGGCCGACCACCAGATCGCGCGGTCCTATCTGACCAACACCACCACCCGTACCCGCCGGCAGATCGCCGCGGCATTGTGTGACGCCGGAATGGATGTCCGTCCCGACGAGGTGATCACCGCGGCGGCGCTGACCGCCGACTATGTGCGGGCCAACTATCCCGATGCGCGCTGTCTGCTGGTCAACAACGGCCAGATCGCCGACGACATGCCGGGCATCGACATCGTCGACTCGGCCGACCAGGGCTTCACCGAGTTGGAGGCCCCCGACGTCATCCTGCTCGGCGGCGCCGGTCCTGAGTACAGCCACCGCACGCTCAGCCGGGTCTACGAATGGATGGCCCAGGGCGTGCCGGTGGTCGCCATGCACCGCAGCACCGCGTGGACCACCACCGAGGGTCTGCGCATCGACACCGGTATGTACCTGATCGGCATGGAGGAGACCTCCGGGCGTAAGGCCACCGGTGTCGGCAAGCCTGCACCCGCAGGCTTTCTGGCGTCGGCCGCCCGGCTGGGCGTCGATCCCGATGAGATGTACATGGTCGGCGACGACCTCAACAACGATGTGCTGGCCGCCCAGGTGGTCGGGATGACCGGTGTGTTGGTGCGCACCGGCAAGTTCCGTCAGGACACTCTGGACCGCTGGGCCGCAGACGAATTTGCGATGCAGCCCAATCACGTCATCGACTCGGTGGCCGCGCTGCCGGAGCTGCTCGGGCTGTAG
- a CDS encoding polyketide cyclase translates to MTEILIVATTIDAPAVAVFGVLADPNTHQDIDGTGWVREPLDDGRALTEAGQIFRIAMYHDNHPDKHYEMANQVTVLEPGRVIGWAPGGLAEDGSIELGGWTWRYDLEPLGDEQTRVTLTYDWSGATPEIRKNIVFPPFPVSHLDNSLANLGKLATDRG, encoded by the coding sequence ATGACCGAAATTCTGATTGTGGCCACCACCATCGACGCACCCGCTGTCGCCGTATTCGGAGTGCTCGCCGACCCCAACACCCACCAGGACATCGACGGCACCGGCTGGGTTCGGGAACCGCTGGACGACGGCAGGGCACTGACCGAAGCCGGGCAGATTTTCCGGATCGCGATGTACCACGACAACCATCCCGACAAGCACTACGAAATGGCCAATCAGGTCACCGTGCTCGAACCGGGCCGGGTGATCGGCTGGGCGCCGGGCGGGCTGGCCGAGGACGGCAGTATCGAACTCGGGGGCTGGACATGGCGTTACGACCTCGAGCCCCTCGGCGACGAGCAGACTCGGGTCACGCTGACCTACGACTGGTCGGGTGCCACCCCGGAGATTCGGAAGAACATCGTCTTCCCGCCGTTTCCGGTCTCGCACCTTGATAATTCGCTGGCGAATCTGGGCAAGCTGGCCACCGACAGGGGATGA
- a CDS encoding phosphoenolpyruvate synthase, with protein MPILLTGQESDEQLRLLAGGKARNLCDLTAAGFPVPRWAILGTEAFEKACAAAGVSISQAPLSLAERLAEAAFAESALCELTMPAEIRDAIAAAVDYVGAETVAVRSSGRQEDGDRDSFAGLFDTFLNVAGLDATEDAVRRCWASAFSQRATQYRHVRGLDFGDVALAVVIQRSLTPRSSGVMFTVDPITGSPDRLVINGVLGLGEGLVSGAVDSDSVSIDKDTGRILDEMVSAKSEMMVGAAGGGVATVGVPVERRQETSVDPALRATLLDLGIRLEQHFGSPQDVEWACDDTSTWILQSRPVTTLDREFDLTAEYFGESTEEVRIWDNSNIIESFAGVTSPLTFTTARKLYGDVYRAYARSLKVPPAQLEQMESWLPVMLGQFHGHVYYNLLHWYRMVGIAPGYPLNRRVLEVALGVSEPLDRKTATQLRPFIFANPVEKAVSRARTTIAYLRSIRSVDAMIDDFDDTFVDFIDRHGLMDVSAMDGPSAYRMFRQIYDEVADLWGPMMVLDAMLLTMVGSLAVLTKTFLRGAPEWVQFAVVNPEPDVISVEPARELADIAAFVREHPELDEFIASAEPSVAYAHLAERADDADSPLWQELHSKIEKYIDRFGYRCLDELKLETPDLRQDPAGIFHLLRMDTAGQREHTGSSVQEYLDAHLRGRRRRVFDALRRKVQRAATHREHLRFCRTQGFGILKSLVGVMGRELEQRGTIHDRSDVFQLRIDELFDLYEDAMTTAAAQSAIRRRKLLQDSYSRFAAPARFTTTGSDYSERELARAGWRPAEESTHAPAGTVLTGTPSSPGVVTGRAVVVEKPQDFSSGILVAYRTDPGWASALPFASALLIERASPLTHVAIIARELGVPTVVQIDGLTDAVRTGMTVSVDGATGRVVLVEEPGS; from the coding sequence GTGCCGATCCTCCTGACCGGGCAAGAATCCGACGAGCAGTTGCGACTACTGGCCGGTGGAAAAGCGCGCAACCTCTGTGACCTCACGGCCGCCGGTTTCCCCGTGCCACGGTGGGCCATCCTCGGTACCGAAGCGTTCGAGAAAGCCTGTGCGGCCGCCGGCGTGAGCATCAGCCAAGCGCCGCTGTCGTTGGCCGAACGTCTTGCTGAGGCGGCGTTCGCCGAATCCGCGCTCTGCGAATTGACCATGCCGGCCGAGATTCGGGATGCCATTGCGGCGGCGGTCGATTATGTGGGCGCCGAAACTGTCGCCGTTCGTTCGTCCGGTCGGCAAGAAGACGGCGACCGCGATTCGTTTGCGGGACTGTTCGACACATTCTTGAATGTGGCCGGGCTCGATGCCACCGAAGACGCGGTGCGGCGTTGCTGGGCGTCGGCCTTCTCCCAGCGGGCCACCCAGTACCGCCACGTCCGCGGGCTCGACTTCGGCGATGTCGCCCTGGCGGTCGTGATCCAGCGATCGTTGACACCGCGCAGCAGCGGGGTGATGTTCACCGTCGACCCGATCACGGGGTCGCCAGACCGGCTGGTGATCAACGGCGTACTGGGCCTTGGTGAAGGTCTGGTCTCCGGCGCCGTCGATTCGGACTCGGTGAGCATCGACAAGGACACCGGCCGAATCCTCGACGAGATGGTCTCCGCGAAGAGTGAGATGATGGTCGGCGCCGCAGGCGGCGGAGTCGCCACAGTCGGCGTACCGGTCGAACGCCGGCAGGAGACCAGCGTCGACCCCGCATTGCGTGCCACGTTGTTGGACTTGGGAATTCGGCTCGAACAACACTTCGGCTCCCCGCAGGATGTCGAGTGGGCCTGCGACGACACCAGCACCTGGATCCTGCAATCCCGCCCGGTCACCACCCTGGATCGCGAGTTCGACCTCACCGCAGAGTATTTCGGTGAATCCACCGAGGAGGTCCGCATCTGGGACAACTCGAACATCATCGAGAGCTTCGCCGGTGTCACGTCACCCCTGACCTTCACCACGGCTCGCAAACTGTACGGCGACGTCTATCGGGCCTACGCGCGCAGCCTGAAGGTCCCACCGGCCCAGCTCGAACAGATGGAGTCGTGGCTGCCGGTGATGCTGGGCCAGTTCCACGGCCACGTCTACTACAACCTGCTGCACTGGTACCGGATGGTGGGCATCGCGCCCGGCTATCCGCTGAATCGGCGGGTCCTGGAAGTCGCGCTCGGCGTCAGCGAACCGCTCGACCGTAAGACGGCAACTCAGTTGCGTCCGTTCATCTTTGCGAATCCTGTTGAGAAGGCGGTGTCGCGGGCCCGCACCACCATCGCCTACCTGCGCAGCATCAGATCCGTCGATGCCATGATCGACGACTTCGATGACACGTTCGTCGACTTCATCGATCGCCACGGACTGATGGACGTATCGGCGATGGACGGGCCGTCGGCGTACCGGATGTTTCGCCAGATCTACGACGAAGTCGCCGATCTGTGGGGTCCGATGATGGTGCTCGACGCCATGTTGCTGACCATGGTCGGCTCGCTGGCCGTCCTCACGAAGACGTTCCTGCGGGGTGCGCCGGAGTGGGTCCAGTTCGCCGTCGTCAACCCCGAACCGGACGTGATCTCCGTCGAACCGGCCAGGGAACTGGCCGACATCGCCGCCTTCGTCCGGGAACACCCCGAACTCGATGAGTTCATCGCGTCAGCCGAGCCCTCGGTCGCCTACGCGCACCTCGCCGAGCGCGCCGACGACGCAGACTCGCCGCTATGGCAAGAGCTGCATTCCAAAATCGAGAAGTACATCGACCGCTTCGGGTATCGGTGTCTGGACGAACTCAAGCTCGAAACACCGGATCTGCGCCAAGATCCTGCCGGGATCTTTCATCTGCTGCGAATGGACACCGCCGGGCAGCGCGAGCACACCGGGAGCTCCGTCCAGGAGTACCTCGATGCGCACCTGCGGGGCCGGCGCCGACGAGTGTTCGATGCGTTGCGACGAAAGGTCCAACGCGCGGCGACGCACCGCGAGCACCTGCGTTTCTGCCGCACCCAGGGCTTCGGCATCCTGAAATCACTTGTGGGGGTGATGGGTCGGGAGTTGGAGCAACGGGGAACGATTCATGACCGGTCCGACGTCTTCCAGTTACGCATCGACGAGCTGTTCGATCTGTACGAGGACGCGATGACCACGGCCGCCGCCCAATCCGCGATCCGCCGCCGAAAACTTCTGCAGGACAGCTACTCACGGTTCGCCGCACCCGCCCGGTTCACCACCACCGGATCTGACTACTCAGAGCGCGAACTGGCGCGGGCCGGCTGGCGGCCGGCCGAAGAGTCGACACATGCGCCCGCCGGAACGGTACTCACCGGAACGCCGTCCAGCCCGGGTGTGGTGACCGGCCGCGCGGTCGTGGTCGAGAAGCCACAGGACTTCTCCAGCGGCATCCTGGTGGCATACCGGACCGATCCGGGCTGGGCGTCGGCCCTGCCGTTCGCGTCCGCGCTGCTCATCGAACGCGCATCCCCCCTCACCCACGTGGCGATCATCGCCCGCGAGCTCGGAGTGCCGACCGTCGTGCAGATCGACGGCCTGACCGACGCGGTACGCACCGGAATGACGGTGAGCGTCGATGGAGCCACTGGCCGGGTGGTCCTGGTGGAAGAGCCCGGGTCATGA